In Populus alba chromosome 1, ASM523922v2, whole genome shotgun sequence, a single window of DNA contains:
- the LOC118055351 gene encoding probable cinnamyl alcohol dehydrogenase 9, with amino-acid sequence MYGYIYTRSLGYCSALSLNSSRKREAERMAKSPEEEHPHKAFGWAAKDSSGVLSPFHFSRRDNGVEDVTIKILYCGVCHSDLHAAKNEWGFSRYPLVPGHEIVGIVTKIGSNVKKFKVDNQVGVGVMVNSCKSCEYCDQDSENYCPKMIFTYNAHNYDGTKTYGGYSDTIVVDQHFVLHIPDSMPADGAAPLLCAGITVYSPMKYYGMTEPGKHLGIVGLGGLGHVAVKIGKAFGLKVTVISSSSRKEREALDRLGADSFVVSSDPEKMKAAFGTMDYIIDTVSAVHALAPLLSLLKTNGKLVTLGLPEKPLELPIFPLVLGRKLVGGSDIGGMKETQEMLDFCGKHNITSDVEVIRMDQINTAMERLAKSDVRYRFVIDVANSLSQSQL; translated from the exons ATGTATGGTTATATATACACACGATCACTGGGTTATTGTTCTGCACTGAGTTTGAACTCATCAAGGAAGAGAGAAGCAGAGAGAATGGCAAAATCACCAGAAGAAGAACATCCACATAAGGCTTTTGGCTGGGCTGCCAAAGATAGTTCTGGGGTCCTTTCTCCCTTTCATTTCTCAAGAAG GGACAATGGAGTTGAAGATGTGACCATAAAAATCCTGTACTGTGGAGTTTGCCATTCGGATTTGCACGCTGCCAAGAATGAATGGGGGTTTTCCAGATATCCTTTGGTTCCTGG GCATGAAATTGTTGGTATTGTGACAAAAATTGGAAGCAATGTGAAGAAGTTCAAAGTGGACAATCAGGTTGGTGTTGGAGTAATGGTGAACTCCTGTAAGTCATGCGAGTATTGCGACCAGGACTCGGAGAATTACTGCCCTAAAATGATATTTACATACAATGCCCACAACTATGATGGGACAAAAACTTATGGTGGTTATTCTGATACAATTGTGGTTGACCAGCACTTTGTACTCCATATTCCTGATAGCATGCCTGCTGATGGGGCTGCACCGCTATTATGTGCTGGGATCACAGTGTACAGCCCAATGAAATATTATGGAATGACAGAACCAGGGAAGCATTTGGGAATCGTAGGATTGGGGGGGCTTGGTCATGTTGCTGTGAAGATTGGTAAGGCCTTTGGTTTGAAAGTTACAGTCATCAGTTCATCATCAAGAAAGGAGAGGGAAGCACTTGATAGACTTGGTGCTGATTCATTCGTTGTGAGCAGTGACCCTGAGAAAATGAAG GCAGCATTTGGCACTATGGATTACATCATTGACACTGTGTCAGCAGTTCATGCCTTGGCTCCACTTCTAAGTCTGCtgaagacaaatggaaaacttGTTACCTTGGGCTTGCCTGAGAAGCCCCTTGAGCTGCCTATCTTCCCTTTGGTCTTGG GGCGAAAGCTAGTCGGTGGAAGTGATATTGGAGGGATGAAAGAGACTCAGGAGATGTTGGACTTCTGTGGGAAGCACAATATTACCTCAGATGTTGAGGTGATCCGAATGGATCAAATCAACACAGCCATGGAAAGGCTTGCCAAATCGGATGTCAGGTACCGGTTTGTGATTGATGTGGCCAACTCCCTGTCACAATCTCAATTATGA